In Pseudopipra pipra isolate bDixPip1 chromosome 24, bDixPip1.hap1, whole genome shotgun sequence, a single genomic region encodes these proteins:
- the TMEM200B gene encoding transmembrane protein 200B produces MTVESTETNGPLREPELGGPKAPVPPVPSRRRGRRLRRKSPPESPVKGQLRMRSPAGAFVMVGISVVLVGMTIAVVGYWPHRGHGGTGAGGGNASVAGDTRREVAAARHGPHSEKLKLIGPVIMGIGLFIFICANTMLYENRDMETRQLMQKGLYGMAGGLPEGAGPEDGHCQHGDGPKANAECVEGCYQVDLSCQPCPGPGSKWSDCYSPNRLQAMAEFLQHPAGSPAASLRSLRSGASTEANLGLPRHAGAESLLCSAVGALALPVIKLNNCLLDAAARGAGGRVGPAEHPPETPRPSRAPLSVGDSVTACGQDCGGGGGHTVIDMDGAELVAADLSPDAQLHTPGHSKSLDLGRPGVLLVAPMKDRKNRSWPRLDHVSLVGYAKLESTGESSDRLLEPSEPPSRAEPRPSSWVVGTEQGTQV; encoded by the coding sequence ATGACTGTGGAGAGCACGGAGACCAACGGGCCCCTGCGGGAGCCGGAGCTGGGGGGTCCCAAGGCTCCGGTGCCCCCCGTGCCCTCGcggcgccggggccgccgcctGCGGCGCAAATCCCCCCCGGAGAGCCCGGTGAAGGGGCAGCTCCGCATGCGCTCGCCGGCCGGAGCCTTCGTCATGGTGGGCATCTCAGTGGTCCTGGTGGGCATGACCATCGCCGTGGTGGGCTACTGGCCCCACCGGGGGCACGGCGGCACCGGGGCCGGCGGAGGCAACGCCAGCGTGGCCGGGGACACGAGGAGGGAGGTGGCAGCTGCGCGCCACGGACCCCACAGTGAGAAGCTGAAGCTGATCGGCCCCGTCATCATGGGCATCGGGCTCTTCATCTTCATCTGCGCCAACACGATGCTCTACGAGAACAGGGACATGGAGACGCGCCAGCTGATGCAGAAGGGGCTCTACGGCATGGCCGGGGGGCTCCCCGAGGGCGCCGGCCCCGAGGACGGGCACTGCCAGCACGGGGATGGCCCCAAGGCCAACGCCGAGTGCGTGGAGGGCTGTTACCAGGTGGACCtgtcctgccagccctgccccggcccTGGCAGCAAGTGGTCCGACTGCTACAGCCCCAATCGGCTCCAGGCCATGGCAGAGTTCCTGCAGCACCCGGCGGGATCCCCCGCGGCCTCCCTGCGCAGCCTCCGCTCCGGCGCCTCCACCGAGGCCAACCTTGGCCTCCCGCGCCACGCCGGGGCCgagtccctgctctgctcggccgtgggtgccctggcactgcccgtCATCAAGCTCAACAACTGCCTGCTGGACGCGGCGGCGcgaggggctggtgggagggtGGGCCCTGCTGAGCATCCCCCCGAAACACCACGGCCCTCCCGGGCCCCGCTCTCCGTCGGCGACAGCGTCACAGCGTGTGGCCAGGattgtggtggtggtggtggtcaCACCGTCATTGACATGGATGGtgcagagctggtggcagcagaTCTCAGCCCCGATGCGCAGCTCCACACCCCGGGACACTCCAAATCCCTGGACCTCGGCCGGCCGGGGGTGCTGCTGGTGGCCCCCATGAAGGACCGTAAGAACCGGAGCTGGCCCCGGCTGGACCACGTCAGCCTGGTGGGCTACGCCAAACTGGAAAGCACCGGCGAGTCCTCGGACCGGCTGCTGGAGCCCAGCGAGCCCCCGAGCCGGGCAGAGCCCCGGCCCAGCTCCTGGGtggtgggcacagagcagggcacGCAGGTGTGA